The following coding sequences lie in one Cannabis sativa cultivar Pink pepper isolate KNU-18-1 chromosome 5, ASM2916894v1, whole genome shotgun sequence genomic window:
- the LOC115717333 gene encoding zinc finger BED domain-containing protein DAYSLEEPER-like isoform X2: MCVAVVLDPRYKFMLLEYYFPVIYGDEQCVTEIAKVRELCCELLEEYGSKFPHLRERRVQEENVSTSSSSRRLDALSNFDRFVRTSYPVENMKSELDLYLEENLIPRTEESFDICNYWKVTGLKYPLLSMIAKDVFVVPVRTVASESTFSTVGRHVSSHRSRLHPSTLEALVCTQNWLKTDKKVNDEDNDVDPTMEPYVVDLDD, encoded by the exons ATGTGTGTGGCGGTTGTTTTAGACCCGAGGTACAAGTTCATGTTGCTCGAATATTATTTCCCTGTAATTTATGGAGATGAGCAATGTGTAACTGAAATTGCAAAGGTTCGTGAGCTTTGTTGCGAGCTACTAGAGGAGTACGGGTCTAAGTTTCCTCATTTGAGAGAAAGAAGGGTTCAAGAAGAAAATGTATCAACATCGTCTTCATCACGCCGATTGGATGCTCTTTCTAACTTTGACAGATTTGTTAGAACTTCCTATCCAGTAGAGAATATGAAGTCTGAACTGGATTTATATTTAGAGGAGAACTTGATACCTAGGACTGAAGAGTCATTTGATATATGCAACTATTGGAAGGTGACGGGCCTCAAATACCCTTTGTTGAGTATGATTGCCAAGGATGTATTTGTTGTGCCTGTTCGCACTGTTGCTTCAGAATCTACATTCAGCACTGTTGGTAGGCACGTGAGTTCACATCGATCGAGACTTCATCCTTCTACATTAGAAGCATTAGTATGTACACAAAATTGGTTGAAGACTGACAAAAAAG TGAATGATGAAGATAATGATGTTGATCCAACAATG gaGCCTTACGTAGTTGATCTTGATGATTAG
- the LOC115717333 gene encoding zinc finger BED domain-containing protein DAYSLEEPER-like isoform X1, translating to MCVAVVLDPRYKFMLLEYYFPVIYGDEQCVTEIAKVRELCCELLEEYGSKFPHLRERRVQEENVSTSSSSRRLDALSNFDRFVRTSYPVENMKSELDLYLEENLIPRTEESFDICNYWKVTGLKYPLLSMIAKDVFVVPVRTVASESTFSTVGRHVSSHRSRLHPSTLEALVCTQNWLKTDKKATVNDEDNDVDPTMEPYVVDLDD from the exons ATGTGTGTGGCGGTTGTTTTAGACCCGAGGTACAAGTTCATGTTGCTCGAATATTATTTCCCTGTAATTTATGGAGATGAGCAATGTGTAACTGAAATTGCAAAGGTTCGTGAGCTTTGTTGCGAGCTACTAGAGGAGTACGGGTCTAAGTTTCCTCATTTGAGAGAAAGAAGGGTTCAAGAAGAAAATGTATCAACATCGTCTTCATCACGCCGATTGGATGCTCTTTCTAACTTTGACAGATTTGTTAGAACTTCCTATCCAGTAGAGAATATGAAGTCTGAACTGGATTTATATTTAGAGGAGAACTTGATACCTAGGACTGAAGAGTCATTTGATATATGCAACTATTGGAAGGTGACGGGCCTCAAATACCCTTTGTTGAGTATGATTGCCAAGGATGTATTTGTTGTGCCTGTTCGCACTGTTGCTTCAGAATCTACATTCAGCACTGTTGGTAGGCACGTGAGTTCACATCGATCGAGACTTCATCCTTCTACATTAGAAGCATTAGTATGTACACAAAATTGGTTGAAGACTGACAAAAAAG caACAGTGAATGATGAAGATAATGATGTTGATCCAACAATG gaGCCTTACGTAGTTGATCTTGATGATTAG